The DNA region CCGACCTTCAAGGCCCGAAGATCCGACTCGGCCGCTTCACCGAAGGACCCGTACTCCTTGAACGCGGAGACACCTTCACCATCACGGTGGAAGAGGGCACAGAGGGTGACCGCCAGACCTGCGGGACCACCTACTCCGGCCTCGCCGCCGACGTCACCACCGGCGAACGCATCCTCGTCGACGACGGCAAGGTCTGCCTCGAAGTCACCTCCGTCGACGGCCCCCGCGTTCACACCACCGTCGTCGAAGGCGGCATGATCTCCGACAACAAGGGCCTCAACCTCCCCGGCGTCGCCGTCTCCGTCCCCGCCCTCTCCGAGAAGGACGAGGACGACCTCCGCTGGGCCCTGCGCACCGGATGCGACGTCATCGCCCTCTCCTTCGTCCGCAGCGGACGCGACATCGAGGACGTCCACCGGATCATGGACGAAGAGGGCCGGCGCCTCCCCGTGATCGCCAAGGTCGAGAAGCCCCAGGCCGTCGAGAACATCGACGACATCGTGGCCGCCTTCGACGGCATCATGGTCGCCCGAGGCGACCTCGGCGTCGAAATGCCCCTCGAACAGGTCCCGATCGTCCAGAAGCGCGCGGTCAAACTCGCCAAGCGCAACGCCAAGCCGGTCATCGTCGCCACGCAGATGCTCGACTCGATGATCGACAACTCCCGCCCCACGAGGGCCGAGGCCAGCGACGTCGCCAACGCGGTCATCGACGGCACGGACGCCGTGATGCTGTCCGGCGAGACGAGCGTCGGCAAGTACCCCATCGAGACGGTCCGCACCATGTCCCGCATCGTCGAGGCCGCCGAGGAGGACATCCTCGCCAAGGGCCTCCCGCCCCTGACGGACCGGAACAAGCCCCGCACGCAGGGCGGCGCGGTCGCCCGGGCCGCGGCGGAGATGGGTGACTTCCTGGGCGCGAAATACCTGGTCGCCTTCACGCAGAGCGGGGACACGGTCCGCCGCCTGTCCCGTTACAGGTCGCCCATCCCGCTCCTCGCCTTCACCCCGGACGAGGCGACCCGCTC from Streptomyces sp. NBC_00258 includes:
- the pyk gene encoding pyruvate kinase, with translation MRRAKIVCTLGPATDSYDQIKALVEAGMDVARLNLSHGSHADHEERYQRVRKASDETGRSVGILADLQGPKIRLGRFTEGPVLLERGDTFTITVEEGTEGDRQTCGTTYSGLAADVTTGERILVDDGKVCLEVTSVDGPRVHTTVVEGGMISDNKGLNLPGVAVSVPALSEKDEDDLRWALRTGCDVIALSFVRSGRDIEDVHRIMDEEGRRLPVIAKVEKPQAVENIDDIVAAFDGIMVARGDLGVEMPLEQVPIVQKRAVKLAKRNAKPVIVATQMLDSMIDNSRPTRAEASDVANAVIDGTDAVMLSGETSVGKYPIETVRTMSRIVEAAEEDILAKGLPPLTDRNKPRTQGGAVARAAAEMGDFLGAKYLVAFTQSGDTVRRLSRYRSPIPLLAFTPDEATRSQLNLTWGVETFLGPHVDSTDAMVDQVDELLLKYGHCEKGDIVVITAGSPPGVSGSTNLVRVHHIGEDDSPK